One genomic segment of Musa acuminata AAA Group cultivar baxijiao chromosome BXJ3-3, Cavendish_Baxijiao_AAA, whole genome shotgun sequence includes these proteins:
- the LOC135633573 gene encoding GDSL esterase/lipase At1g09390-like yields the protein MVRTAGRSAGLRSIPTGLLLLLLLPLLLLLPLLPATLPVETACGSGAVVFNFGDSNSDTGGLTAGLGILLPQEEGRVFFRRSSGRLCDGRLVIDFLCESLNTSYLSPYMEPLGADFSSGANFAVAGSCTRPPDVPFALAVQVRQFLRFKLRSLELVAQGAEDLIDAEGFRNAIYAIDIGQNDLAAAFSANLSYVQVIERVPSVIHEIKKAIENLYDNGGKKFWVHNTGPLGCLPQKLALPQKHNSSFDPYGCLIPFNNAAKEFNAQLSALCDNLNSELKNATIVYTDIYSIKYDLIANHTAYGFETALMACCGYGGPPYNFNQRIECGAFGSQVCPLGSKYISWDGVHYTEAANVIVASKILTTKYSKPNLAFDYFCTA from the exons ATGGTCCGCACCGCGGGACGGTCTGCTGGTCTTCGCAGCATTCCGACGggccttctgctgctgctgctgctgcctctgctgctgctgctgcctctgctGCCGGCAACATTACCGGTTGAGACCGCGTGCGGCTCAGGCGCCGTCGTCTTCAACTTCGGCGACTCCAACTCCGACACCGGGGGTCTCACCGCCGGCCTCGGCATCCTCCTCCCCCAAGAAGAGGGCCGCGTCTTCTTCCGCCGCTCCTCCGGCCGCCTCTGCGACGGCCGCCTCGTCATCGATTTCCTCT GCGAGAGCTTGAACACCAGCTACCTGAGCCCGTACATGGAGCCGCTGGGGGCGGATTTCAGCAGCGGGGCCAACTTCGCCGTTGCCGGCTCTTGCACTCGCCCACCGGACGTTCCCTTCGCCTTGGCCGTCCAAGTGCGGCAGTTCCTCCGCTTCAAGTTGCGATCTTTGGAGCTCGTTGCTCAAG GTGCCGAGGACCTGATTGATGCAGAGGGATTCCGCAACGCGATATATGCCATTGACATCGGGCAGAATGATTTAGCAGCAGCCTTTTCTGCAAATTTAAGCTATGTTCAGGTCATCGAAAGAGTCCCATCGGTCATCCATGAGATCAAGAAAGCTATTGAG AATTTGTATGACAATGGAGGGAAAAAGTTTTGGGTACACAACACTGGCCCCTTGGGATGTTTGCCTCAAAAGCTTGCCCTGCCGCAAAAACACAACAGCAGTTTCGATCCTTATGGATGTCTGATTCCGTTCAACAATGCTGCCAAGGAATTCAATGCCCAACTGAGTGCTCTTTGTGATAACTTGAACTCAGAGTTGAAGAATGCCACCATTGTTTACACTGATATCTACTCTATTAAGTACGATCTCATCGCCAATCACACTGCATATG GTTTTGAGACTGCACTGATGGCATGTTGTGGATATGGTGGACCTCCATACAACTTCAATCAAAGGATTGAGTGTGGTGCTTTTGGCTCCCAAGTGTGCCCTCTCGGCTCAAAGTACATCAGTTGGGATGGGGTTCATTACACTGAGGCTGCCAATGTTATAGTGGCTTCCAAGATACTGACAACAAAGTATTCAAAACCCAATCTTGCCTTTGATTACTTCTGCACTGCTTAA